One Catenulispora sp. GP43 genomic window, GCCAGCTGATCTGGGAGGACTTCGACCCCGGGGTCTTCGAGGGCGACCAGACCCTGCCCGGCGGCGCCACGGACCCGCACCTGCGCGGCATCAAGCTGTCGTCCTGGGACGCCGTCGCCGAGGACGTGGGCCTGCTCGAGCGCGATCTGCAACCGCTGCAGCGGGCTCTCGCCCAGCGTGCCTGGGGCTCGCCGAAGCTCTTCCCGACCTGGGCCCAGATGGCGTCGACCGCCGCGGCCGTCGGACGGGCGCCGGGGTTCTTCGACACTCCCGCCGCGGGGGACCCCGGCGCCACCTCGCTGCCGAGCGCCAAGGCAATCGTCTTCGAGAACGCGCAGAACACGTTCACCATCCAGGCCAACGGCAGCCTCCTGCACACCTACTACAACGGGGGCGCCTACACGACCGAGACGGTCGCCGCGGCGGGCTCGGCCGCCGGGCAGCCCGCGGGCTTCGCCTCCAACACCCAGCAACACGTCTTCGGCCGCGGCCCCGACGGCCACCTCCACCACTGGTTCACCGGCTCGGTGGCCGGCGGCTGGACCCAGGAGGACTGGACCGCCAAGGCCGCCGGTTCCGGAAGCCCCTCGCTGGATCTGGCCGGCGATCCCGCGGGCTTCCTGTCCGGCTCCAACCAGCATGTCTTCGGCCGCGGCAGCGACGGCCACCTTCACCACTGGTACTACAACGCCGCGAGCAACACCGTCGTCGCGAACGACTGGGGCGGCCAGTTCACCGGGAACCCGTCCGCGGTCGTGTTCGGCGCGGCGCAGGTCGTCTTCGCCCGGGCCGCGGACGGGACCCTGCACCGTTGGTGGTGGCAGGAATCAGACTCCTTGTACGTCCACCAGGACACCTGGGCCGGCCCGCTGCTCGCCGCCGACGCCTCGCCGATGGCGCTGAACTACGCCGAGAACCAGATCCACGTCTTCGCCCGCGACACCGCGGGCCATCTGCAGCACTGGTGGTACGACGCCGCGGCCGGGCAGAACCGCGTGGAGGACTGGACCGCCGCGACCGGGCTCTCGATCGCCGGCAGCCCGTCCGGCTTCGTGTTCGGCGACCAGTACCACGTGTACTTCCGGGACGCGGCCTCCAACCACCTCGACCACGTCTGGGGCACGACCGGCCTGGGCCTGGGCCGGCAGGACCTGAGCGCGATCACGCCGGGCGGCGTGGTGGCCCTGGCCGGCGACCCGTGGTCGTACAACGTGCTCAACGCCGAACAGCACGCCTTCGGCCTGGATTCGGCCGGGCACGTGCACCACTGGTTCTGGCGGGAGTCGGACAACTCGCTCCACCAGGACACCTGGCAGCAGTAGCGGCTGCCTTTCCACCCACGAAGAGGAACCAAGGACGTTCTATCGAACCGAGGTGATCAGCCGTGCACGGACTCATCCGCAGACGCATCCCCCTGGCCGGTCTGGCTGTCGCGCTCGTCGCCGCACTGGGCGTCGGCGCGTGCGGGACCAAGGAGAACAAGACCAAAGCCCCGGCGCATCCCACGATCTCCTACTGGTCCTCGTGGCGGGTCGGCGAGCCGCAGCAGGTGATCTTCGCCGACGCCATCTCGGCCTATGAGAAGGCCACGGGGGTCACGGTCAACGTGCGCTGGCTGGGCCGGGACTACGGGGACAGCGTGAAGAACGCCGGCGCCGTGGGCAAGGCGCCGGACGTCTACGACGACGCCGACGACCACATCACCGACTTCCGCGCGCACGGGCTGATCCAGGACCTGTCCGGGATGATGAGCATGACCATCCCCAACGACGGCGTCACCCTCGGATCGGTCCTGCCGACCTCGGTGCAGAAGGCGTCCTCCGACGCCGCCGGACTGGCGATGATCCCCTTCACGCTCGACTCCAGCGGCATCTGGTACGACGCCGCCACCCACCCCGAATGGGCCACCAGCCCGCCGGCCACCTTCGACGACCTGCTCGCGGCGGCCGAGAAGATCAAGGCCGCCGGCGGGATCCCGTTCGCGCAGGACGGCACCGTCAACGGCTACAACGCCTACTGGATCTACTGGCTCCTGGACCGGCACGGCGGTCCCGGCACCCTGGCCGCCCTGGGCAAGAGCCCGGCCGGCTGGGACAACCCCGCGGTGCTCGCCGCCGCGCAGGACGTCGAGCGGCTGGTGAAGGCCAACCTGTTCGAGCCCGACTACATGGCCACGAAGTACCCGGCGGCCCAGAACCAGTGGGCCCAGCGCAAGGAGGCCATGAACATCAACGGCACCTGGCTGAACAGCGAGACCTCGCCCGACCAGGTCTCCGGGTTCCAGGCGCAGATGTTCCAGTTCCCCTCGGTGCCCGGCGGTTCGGACTCGGTGGAGGTCGGCACGATCGGCTGGAGCATCAACCCCAAGTCGCCGAACGTGGCCACGGCCGAGTCCTTCCTGGCCTTCATGATGCAGAAGCAGTACATGAGCCGGATCTCGACCCAGGCGCTGAACATGAGCTCGCGCTCCGACGTGCCGGCACCGCCGACGCTGGCCGCCGCCCAGAAGGCGATCATCGCCGCGACCAGCGTGCAGCCCACCGACGACGGCGCCTCGAACCTGTACACCGGCTGGTGGAACGACGTCTTCCTGCCGCTGGACGACCAGCTGTTCTCCGGCAAGATCACGGCTCAGCAGTTCGTCAGCACGGGCAAGTCCCAGACCGCGTCCTATCACTGAGCTCTGATTCCCCGAGCCGTCAGGGCGGGAAGGCGGGACCATGGCGCGCACCGTCGGCGGAGTACGCGGCGAACGAGACCGGGTCTACGTTCCCTACCTGCTTCCCGCCCTGTTGATCTACACAGTCCTGTTCATCGCACCGGCCGCCGTGACCGTCTGGTACAGCTTCACCAAATGGCAGGGACTGGGAACCCCCGCGCACTACACCGGGCTGGCCAATTACCGCGCGATGCTGTCCAACCCGGTGTTCCTCACCTCGTTCCGCAACACCCTGATCCTGGTGGTCGTCGGCGGCGCGTTCGTCTTCGCGCTGACCTTCCTCACCATGGTCGTCGTGCGCGAGATGCGGGGGCGGGCGTTCGTCCGGTCGATGCTGTTCGTGCCGAGCATCCTGTCGCCGATCGCGATCGGCACGGCCGTCGGCTTCCTGCTCAATCCGGACGGCGCGCTCAACCGGCTGCTCTCCGATGTCGGACTGCACTCGCTGACCCGGGGCTGGCTCGGCCCGGACCTCATCTTCAAGTGCATCGTCGCCGCGGTGGTCTGGATCTCGACCGGCTTCTACGTGGCGATCCTGATGTCCCGCGTCGACGCGATCCCCGAGGAGCTCTACGAGACGGCGCGGCTGGCCGGGGCCAACCGGCTGGAGCAGTTCCGCTACATCACCTTCCCGCTCAGCCGGGACGCGCTGTCCACCGGCGCCGTGCTGTGGGTCATCGGGTCGGTGAAGACGTTCGAGATCGTGATCGCCTTCACCGGCACCGCCGGGTCGCCCCCGATCCAGGCCCGCACCGCGGCGGTCGAGCAATACCTGTCGGTGACCGGCGGGGTCTCCGGGACGCCGCAGCTCGGCTCGGCCGCGGCCATCGGCGTCGTGATGTTCCTGCTGACCGCGGTGCTCGTGGTGGTTCTGCGGCGGCTTCTGCGGTCCGAGGCGGTGGAGCTGTGAACCAGGCTGCTG contains:
- a CDS encoding family 20 glycosylhydrolase, with amino-acid sequence MTDQDSGTTPNATTSLPATLPALQQWTPGTGSGYAWPAPGRIMVHAADSAALAADAQTFAADLAVALDVPTPAVVYGALADPVPGDIFLSLGSTDGQLGTEGYSLSVGPVLTLTGQAALGVFWGTRTLLQLLRQSKTLPPGTARDWPQYPVRSVLLDNNSRYFPLGLWRNEIRELSYLKINELMVYVSGLGLFDEQIRELSAFAAGYHVNLVGQVNMPGHMDSAREGIPTRYQLTDNTGAPIPGALDITNPLAVAWAREQALMYMNLLSAPIWHTGGDEYPLYSKKLNNPTLLPALVRYANRQYGPNATIEDAYRAFMNDTNTVVKAQGKSMRMWNDDLFANTAVTLDTDITIEYWLGGGLSPAALAAAGYQLINANGHMLYFDENQPGGANTSGQLIWEDFDPGVFEGDQTLPGGATDPHLRGIKLSSWDAVAEDVGLLERDLQPLQRALAQRAWGSPKLFPTWAQMASTAAAVGRAPGFFDTPAAGDPGATSLPSAKAIVFENAQNTFTIQANGSLLHTYYNGGAYTTETVAAAGSAAGQPAGFASNTQQHVFGRGPDGHLHHWFTGSVAGGWTQEDWTAKAAGSGSPSLDLAGDPAGFLSGSNQHVFGRGSDGHLHHWYYNAASNTVVANDWGGQFTGNPSAVVFGAAQVVFARAADGTLHRWWWQESDSLYVHQDTWAGPLLAADASPMALNYAENQIHVFARDTAGHLQHWWYDAAAGQNRVEDWTAATGLSIAGSPSGFVFGDQYHVYFRDAASNHLDHVWGTTGLGLGRQDLSAITPGGVVALAGDPWSYNVLNAEQHAFGLDSAGHVHHWFWRESDNSLHQDTWQQ
- a CDS encoding ABC transporter substrate-binding protein, encoding MHGLIRRRIPLAGLAVALVAALGVGACGTKENKTKAPAHPTISYWSSWRVGEPQQVIFADAISAYEKATGVTVNVRWLGRDYGDSVKNAGAVGKAPDVYDDADDHITDFRAHGLIQDLSGMMSMTIPNDGVTLGSVLPTSVQKASSDAAGLAMIPFTLDSSGIWYDAATHPEWATSPPATFDDLLAAAEKIKAAGGIPFAQDGTVNGYNAYWIYWLLDRHGGPGTLAALGKSPAGWDNPAVLAAAQDVERLVKANLFEPDYMATKYPAAQNQWAQRKEAMNINGTWLNSETSPDQVSGFQAQMFQFPSVPGGSDSVEVGTIGWSINPKSPNVATAESFLAFMMQKQYMSRISTQALNMSSRSDVPAPPTLAAAQKAIIAATSVQPTDDGASNLYTGWWNDVFLPLDDQLFSGKITAQQFVSTGKSQTASYH
- a CDS encoding carbohydrate ABC transporter permease, which translates into the protein MARTVGGVRGERDRVYVPYLLPALLIYTVLFIAPAAVTVWYSFTKWQGLGTPAHYTGLANYRAMLSNPVFLTSFRNTLILVVVGGAFVFALTFLTMVVVREMRGRAFVRSMLFVPSILSPIAIGTAVGFLLNPDGALNRLLSDVGLHSLTRGWLGPDLIFKCIVAAVVWISTGFYVAILMSRVDAIPEELYETARLAGANRLEQFRYITFPLSRDALSTGAVLWVIGSVKTFEIVIAFTGTAGSPPIQARTAAVEQYLSVTGGVSGTPQLGSAAAIGVVMFLLTAVLVVVLRRLLRSEAVEL